Proteins from a genomic interval of Treponema brennaborense DSM 12168:
- a CDS encoding PLP-dependent aminotransferase family protein, protein MLPTAFVYDHTSSEPLYRQLSAHLAALIRSGAFSKTDRLPSVRDLAGFADVSRNTAAAAYALLEAQGYVSAKSRSGFRTATPNDFVFPQTDRAPFVYPAAPDAAAAAVLDISTGTPEGTAAAERAAAGVLRKLYRAVLADPDTDIYLKRGDPSGEPQLRRALARYLSDRRGVVCSEDQILIGAGTEYVLQTAVRILQARTGRQSIYAVEEPGSDPIRKIFDDALTPAESEFSADQHGRTVGIPVDGNGISVDLLGSSGADIVCVTPAHQFPTGSSMNLERKAELLRWAYKTPNRYIIEDSYDSDYYYAAAQPAALQSMDSQGRVLYFGTFAQMTVPSMQTAYLVLPPQLVHLFRRQFSYYSCTVPLLEQRAVTAFLKDGHAEKLAARARKFNRQRRAFCTAQFEREMPGAVIIGGKTGTHFLVELPEPVNAERFAEQLRRNGITAQLVQTVRNAAGQPQIAEKPQTVATRQTQTEGQTQTVAFIVKYPFLTEDECRFAARTAAAVYLQTRSTIPLEE, encoded by the coding sequence ATGTTACCGACTGCATTCGTTTACGATCACACTTCCTCTGAACCGCTGTACCGGCAATTGAGCGCGCATCTCGCCGCCTTGATACGAAGCGGCGCGTTTTCCAAAACGGATCGCCTGCCGTCCGTCAGGGACTTGGCCGGATTCGCGGACGTTTCCCGCAACACGGCCGCCGCCGCGTACGCGCTGCTTGAAGCGCAGGGATACGTTTCGGCAAAAAGCCGAAGCGGGTTCCGTACCGCAACTCCGAACGATTTCGTTTTTCCGCAGACCGACCGGGCACCGTTCGTGTATCCGGCCGCACCGGACGCCGCCGCGGCTGCGGTGCTTGACATTTCAACCGGAACACCGGAGGGAACGGCCGCTGCCGAACGCGCCGCCGCCGGCGTACTGCGCAAATTATACCGGGCGGTGCTCGCCGATCCCGATACCGACATATATTTGAAACGCGGCGATCCGTCGGGAGAACCGCAGCTTCGGCGCGCGCTCGCACGATATTTGAGCGACCGGCGGGGCGTCGTCTGTTCGGAAGACCAAATACTTATCGGCGCCGGAACGGAATACGTGCTGCAAACCGCGGTGCGCATCCTGCAGGCGCGAACCGGCCGGCAGTCGATTTACGCAGTGGAAGAACCGGGTTCCGATCCGATCAGGAAAATATTCGACGACGCGCTCACTCCCGCCGAATCCGAGTTTTCGGCAGACCAGCACGGCAGAACCGTCGGCATACCGGTTGACGGGAACGGTATCAGCGTCGACCTTCTCGGTTCCTCCGGCGCGGATATCGTGTGCGTAACTCCCGCGCATCAATTTCCGACGGGAAGTTCCATGAATCTTGAACGGAAAGCGGAATTGCTGCGCTGGGCGTATAAAACGCCGAACAGATATATTATAGAAGACAGTTACGACAGCGACTATTACTACGCGGCGGCACAGCCGGCCGCACTGCAAAGCATGGACAGTCAAGGGCGAGTGTTATATTTCGGCACGTTCGCACAAATGACCGTACCGTCGATGCAGACCGCGTATCTGGTGCTGCCGCCGCAGCTGGTGCATCTGTTCCGCAGACAGTTTTCCTATTATTCGTGCACCGTGCCGCTGCTGGAACAGCGCGCCGTTACGGCGTTTCTGAAAGACGGGCACGCGGAAAAACTGGCCGCGCGGGCGCGCAAATTCAACAGGCAGCGGCGGGCGTTTTGCACGGCGCAGTTTGAACGGGAGATGCCCGGCGCTGTAATCATCGGGGGCAAAACGGGAACGCATTTTCTTGTCGAATTGCCCGAGCCGGTAAACGCGGAACGTTTTGCCGAACAGCTGCGCCGCAACGGCATAACGGCGCAACTCGTGCAGACGGTTCGGAACGCCGCGGGACAGCCGCAGATCGCCGAGAAGCCGCAAACCGTTGCCACGAGGCAAACGCAAACTGAGGGGCAAACGCAAACCGTTGCGTTTATCGTAAAGTATCCCTTTTTGACCGAAGACGAGTGCAGATTCGCCGCACGTACGGCTGCGGCCGTTTATTTGCAGACGCGCAGCACAATTCCGCTTGAGGAGTAG
- the mnmE gene encoding tRNA uridine-5-carboxymethylaminomethyl(34) synthesis GTPase MnmE: protein MDTNGYTPEEPIAAVATAIAPAALGIIRTSGKGCIELVAALFSRPEALRNAAGNTLVYGWIVDPAGGGVRRIDEVLISVFRAPKSFTGEDMAEICCHGGPAIVTGIYRLLTENGFRAAQHGEFTFRAFINGKADLTRAEAVHEIISAKTDESRGRAAGRLAGSLYDEISAVKKELVATLASVEAEIEYPEDEETIADAFDDTRLRRVETELASLCSSWASEKLYQDGARVVLCGRTNAGKSSLFNMLLKEERAIVSDIHGTTRDWLESWASFGGIPARLFDTAGLRETDDVVEQSGVRRTFDLTKDADLILYVVDAVEGITDEDESFLTAFAAAPNVRTPLILILNKCDKLSESGDSAAMHAATMNTATMNTDAATRHTAAFNSAGSTTAEDFTSNAALGSFSPAAAVRLSAKTGSGTAALTKAIKACLTAAASTDREQPGLGSARQKQCAQDALDSVRHALLAARQNYPLDAVAQDMEDALDALGEITGAVTPDDILDTVFSNFCLGK from the coding sequence ATGGATACGAACGGATACACCCCGGAAGAACCGATCGCGGCCGTCGCGACGGCGATCGCACCCGCAGCGCTCGGCATTATCAGAACGTCGGGAAAGGGCTGCATAGAACTTGTTGCGGCGCTGTTTTCTCGCCCCGAAGCATTGCGGAACGCAGCGGGAAACACGCTCGTGTACGGCTGGATCGTGGATCCGGCGGGCGGCGGTGTGCGCCGTATAGACGAAGTGCTGATATCAGTATTCCGCGCGCCCAAAAGTTTTACCGGTGAAGACATGGCCGAAATCTGCTGCCACGGCGGCCCCGCGATCGTTACCGGAATATACCGGCTGCTTACCGAAAACGGATTCCGCGCGGCGCAGCACGGCGAGTTTACGTTCCGTGCGTTCATAAACGGCAAAGCCGACCTGACCCGCGCCGAAGCCGTACACGAAATCATCAGCGCGAAAACCGACGAGTCGCGCGGGAGAGCCGCGGGCAGACTCGCCGGCAGCCTGTACGATGAAATCTCGGCGGTAAAAAAAGAACTCGTCGCCACGCTCGCTTCGGTTGAGGCCGAAATCGAATATCCCGAAGACGAAGAAACGATTGCCGACGCCTTCGACGACACGCGGCTGCGCCGGGTGGAAACGGAACTGGCGTCGCTGTGCAGCTCATGGGCAAGCGAAAAATTATATCAGGACGGAGCGCGCGTCGTCCTGTGCGGCAGAACGAACGCAGGCAAATCGAGCCTGTTCAATATGCTGCTCAAAGAAGAACGCGCCATCGTGTCGGACATACACGGTACCACGCGCGATTGGCTTGAAAGCTGGGCGTCGTTCGGAGGCATTCCCGCCCGTCTGTTCGACACGGCCGGACTGCGCGAAACGGACGACGTCGTCGAGCAAAGCGGCGTGCGCCGCACCTTCGATCTGACAAAAGACGCGGATTTGATTTTATACGTGGTCGACGCAGTCGAAGGCATTACCGATGAAGACGAATCGTTTCTTACGGCGTTCGCTGCGGCACCGAACGTCCGCACGCCGCTCATTTTGATATTGAACAAATGCGATAAGCTGTCCGAATCGGGCGATTCCGCCGCTATGCACGCCGCCACGATGAACACCGCCACTATGAACACCGACGCCGCTACGCGGCACACTGCCGCCTTCAATAGCGCCGGCAGTACCACCGCCGAGGATTTCACCTCCAACGCGGCACTCGGCTCGTTCAGTCCCGCCGCAGCGGTGCGGCTGAGCGCCAAGACGGGCAGCGGAACGGCGGCTCTGACCAAAGCGATAAAGGCTTGTCTCACTGCCGCCGCCTCGACCGACCGCGAACAGCCGGGACTCGGTTCCGCGCGGCAGAAACAATGCGCGCAGGACGCACTCGACTCGGTGCGGCACGCACTGCTCGCCGCACGGCAAAACTATCCGCTGGACGCCGTCGCGCAGGATATGGAAGACGCGCTCGACGCGTTAGGCGAAATTACCGGCGCCGTTACCCCCGACGACATTCTGGACACAGTGTTTTCAAATTTCTGTCTGGGAAAATAA
- a CDS encoding FAD:protein FMN transferase, whose product MKKIISAVCCAAAISICFISCRKTPLPAKTEFRMGTVCTVNLYERGTDALYERMFSRLNEIEAVFSVNLPDSVVSNINRAAGLEPVPVSDEVLYVLEKALAIAEATGGMFDPSIGPLVSLWGIGSDSAHVPQPEEIAAAKKLVDYRLVRLDKTERTVFLAERGMQLDLGGIVKGYAADELASIAAENGVKRALFDLGGNVYAYGRKPDGTAWRVGVKNPLAPEGQPLIKLELENKSVVTSGVYERFFFQDGVRYHHILDIKSGYPMRNEVLSATVVSESSMLADALSTSVFLLGPESGLALLAAQGADGIIVTEDRAVYATPQIRRVTTIMNPEFSLKTE is encoded by the coding sequence ATGAAAAAAATTATAAGCGCGGTGTGCTGTGCCGCCGCAATTTCAATTTGTTTTATTTCGTGCAGAAAAACGCCGCTTCCGGCAAAAACGGAATTCCGAATGGGAACGGTCTGCACGGTCAACCTGTACGAACGGGGAACCGACGCGCTGTATGAGCGGATGTTCAGCCGCCTGAATGAAATTGAAGCCGTATTCAGCGTGAATCTGCCGGATTCGGTCGTCTCGAACATAAACCGCGCGGCGGGACTCGAACCCGTGCCGGTTTCGGACGAAGTGCTGTACGTGCTCGAAAAAGCGCTTGCCATTGCGGAAGCAACCGGCGGCATGTTCGATCCGTCGATCGGCCCGCTGGTTTCGCTGTGGGGAATCGGCAGCGATTCGGCACACGTTCCGCAGCCGGAAGAAATCGCGGCCGCAAAAAAACTCGTCGACTACCGGCTCGTCCGGCTGGATAAAACGGAGCGGACGGTCTTTCTTGCGGAACGGGGTATGCAGCTCGATTTGGGCGGTATCGTTAAAGGATACGCCGCGGACGAACTCGCCTCGATTGCGGCGGAAAACGGCGTCAAACGGGCGCTGTTCGATTTGGGCGGCAACGTCTACGCCTACGGCCGAAAGCCGGACGGAACGGCGTGGCGAGTCGGTGTAAAAAATCCGCTCGCTCCGGAAGGACAGCCGCTTATCAAACTCGAACTGGAAAACAAATCGGTCGTTACTTCAGGCGTTTACGAGCGGTTCTTTTTTCAGGACGGCGTCCGCTATCATCACATTCTCGATATCAAAAGCGGATATCCGATGCGGAACGAAGTTCTTTCCGCCACGGTGGTGAGCGAGTCTTCCATGCTTGCCGACGCGCTGTCCACTTCGGTTTTTTTGCTCGGCCCGGAAAGCGGACTTGCACTGCTGGCCGCGCAGGGGGCCGACGGCATTATCGTTACGGAAGACCGTGCGGTTTACGCAACGCCGCAGATTCGGCGCGTCACGACGATTATGAATCCTGAGTTTTCACTCAAAACGGAATAA
- a CDS encoding GGDEF domain-containing protein: MSNNRRRRIPQIVRFFTTLTSPNFEKIPKQDYERYMDDIIRESLRLQENFIHFIVKIYGAFNFIFFLLYYLVYHRINAGIYLGIAESAFSCILYVVIQHKPPATLTRVKCFGLFNIAQFFIITYLQFTLFDDFLGFLPVLFAMLIASMSLITSPVSYAILLAILLSIDILETVFFQTLDKYTLAALCIENLFILYCGIFINTYFSRMKITEIKITAELIRQRDMDSLTQLKNRRAAERYINTFTSNAGLHALFILDIDNFKGVNDTFGHNTGDELLKQLAADLLALFRPEDCVSRLGGDEFLIFMPCVADPNDAREAADRIIRNFPPAVTEGGKTVAVSCSIGIAFSHDDRSRFYEDLYTRADAALYKSKQYGKCRYTVSE; this comes from the coding sequence ATGAGCAACAACCGTAGACGGCGGATTCCCCAAATAGTCCGCTTTTTTACCACATTAACATCGCCGAATTTCGAGAAAATACCGAAGCAGGATTACGAACGCTACATGGACGACATCATAAGAGAATCCCTTCGCTTACAGGAAAATTTTATCCATTTCATTGTAAAAATATACGGCGCGTTCAATTTTATTTTCTTTTTGTTGTATTACCTCGTATATCACCGGATAAATGCCGGTATTTATTTGGGAATCGCGGAATCCGCATTTTCATGCATACTATACGTCGTAATCCAACACAAGCCGCCGGCAACGCTTACCCGCGTCAAATGCTTCGGATTGTTCAACATTGCCCAATTTTTCATTATCACATATTTGCAATTCACCCTTTTCGATGATTTTCTCGGATTTCTGCCGGTATTGTTCGCAATGCTTATCGCATCGATGTCTTTAATCACCAGTCCCGTCTCCTACGCGATATTATTGGCAATTTTACTGTCAATCGACATATTGGAAACAGTATTTTTTCAGACTTTGGATAAATACACCCTTGCAGCTCTGTGTATTGAAAATCTGTTCATTTTATACTGCGGAATTTTTATCAATACGTATTTTTCACGCATGAAAATCACGGAAATCAAAATAACTGCGGAGCTTATCCGGCAGCGCGACATGGACAGTCTGACACAGCTGAAAAACAGACGGGCGGCTGAACGATATATAAACACCTTTACCTCAAACGCCGGACTGCACGCGCTGTTCATTTTGGACATAGATAATTTCAAAGGCGTAAACGATACGTTCGGCCACAATACGGGCGACGAATTGCTGAAACAGCTCGCCGCGGATCTTTTGGCGCTGTTCCGCCCGGAAGATTGCGTTTCCCGGCTCGGAGGAGACGAGTTTCTGATATTCATGCCCTGCGTTGCCGATCCAAACGACGCACGGGAAGCGGCCGATCGCATTATCCGCAATTTTCCGCCGGCAGTTACGGAAGGCGGAAAAACGGTCGCCGTTTCGTGCAGCATAGGAATCGCTTTTTCACACGACGACCGCAGCAGATTTTACGAAGATCTGTATACACGTGCCGACGCGGCCCTCTATAAATCGAAGCAATACGGAAAATGCCGTTACACGGTGTCTGAATGA
- a CDS encoding putative glycoside hydrolase: MYKFAFFLFSCITAAILPAQQAGDLPRTESRPLYQLPAKLPPQQESNHIQYILAGTESGLYKIIGNDTAVPLWTEGRVTQILRTETAGSEQWFFATGKGLLKSSDLVNFIPIGSENGLPVLIVKEYDGTQTKLAGHPKEIKDIAVHPQNPNILAATTSDTVFLSRDNGRTWKDLGFSAKTAGAKAVAVADMPVPGKKNADGSYQTELTVFLSHAIYGLSYIQPDKPKAAWVDITAGFDTMPTQTYPDEIADMTAIVRTDAAGAAYTELYLSQTFIPNLYRLDWAKKRGVRIYHGTEPADTIDGLFWTGTNLLYTKPGELDLFNIASGTNAGIPAEYASWKASLMHVPEPVYTAYIPQNLSGFETGLLLNELWLLKPDRVFTPYETDQLKNIKSLYIPANVGRTKEGQDGVLKTLKENELNSVVIDMKDDYGLLRYDAKDPLVMQKGFVSRYAIDLDAFVKKFKAEDTYLIARIVVFKDKHLSQYANGKYAVWNKTLNKPWIGTRGMQDVTDEEGNVTGQEQAYYDEAWVDPYSHEVWEYNVAIAKELISRGFDEIQFDYIRFPTDGLNLIQASYRWQDRGMDKESALISFLSYARKNIQAPIGIDIYGANGWYRSGARTGQDVELLSEYVDVICPMFYPSHFEQTFLAHAPAAERPYRIYFFGTYRNSVIARNRSVIRPWAQAFYIGVSYDRAYYNADYVQRQIFGTRDSVNRGYMYWNNTGRFDDIRPDIADDTPYPWNAAEAGSEFRKPALTGTFDAAGESRAPQRTTEAVHDEP, encoded by the coding sequence ATGTACAAATTTGCTTTTTTTCTATTTTCCTGCATTACCGCAGCAATACTGCCGGCACAGCAAGCCGGCGACCTGCCCCGAACCGAATCACGCCCCCTTTACCAACTGCCCGCCAAATTACCGCCGCAGCAGGAATCGAATCACATACAATATATTCTTGCAGGAACCGAAAGCGGTTTATACAAAATAATCGGCAACGATACGGCGGTTCCGCTCTGGACGGAAGGCAGGGTGACGCAAATTTTGCGCACGGAAACGGCGGGCAGCGAACAATGGTTCTTTGCGACCGGCAAAGGTCTGCTTAAAAGTTCCGATCTCGTCAATTTTATTCCGATCGGCAGTGAAAACGGACTGCCGGTACTCATCGTAAAAGAATACGACGGTACGCAGACGAAACTCGCCGGGCATCCGAAGGAAATCAAAGACATCGCCGTTCATCCCCAAAATCCGAATATTCTTGCGGCAACAACGAGCGACACCGTGTTTTTAAGCCGTGATAACGGCCGGACTTGGAAAGATCTCGGTTTCAGCGCGAAAACTGCCGGCGCAAAAGCGGTCGCGGTTGCGGACATGCCCGTTCCCGGCAAAAAAAACGCCGACGGCTCGTATCAGACGGAACTGACCGTCTTTCTCAGCCATGCGATCTACGGACTTTCGTATATTCAACCCGACAAGCCGAAAGCCGCCTGGGTCGATATCACCGCGGGATTCGACACGATGCCGACGCAAACGTATCCCGATGAAATTGCGGATATGACCGCCATCGTCAGAACCGACGCGGCGGGCGCGGCGTACACGGAACTGTATTTGTCGCAGACGTTCATACCGAACCTCTACCGGCTCGACTGGGCAAAAAAACGCGGAGTGCGCATCTATCACGGAACCGAACCCGCCGACACGATCGACGGACTGTTCTGGACGGGAACGAACCTGCTGTACACCAAACCCGGCGAACTGGATTTATTCAACATCGCTTCCGGCACGAACGCGGGCATTCCCGCCGAATACGCGTCGTGGAAAGCGTCGCTCATGCACGTTCCCGAACCGGTCTACACGGCGTATATTCCCCAAAATTTGAGCGGATTTGAAACGGGGCTGCTGCTGAACGAACTGTGGTTGCTCAAGCCGGATCGGGTGTTCACGCCGTACGAAACGGATCAGCTCAAAAACATCAAGTCGTTATACATACCGGCGAACGTCGGACGCACAAAGGAAGGGCAGGACGGCGTACTGAAAACGCTCAAAGAAAACGAACTGAACAGCGTCGTCATCGACATGAAAGACGATTACGGACTGCTCCGTTACGATGCAAAAGATCCGCTCGTCATGCAGAAAGGATTCGTCAGCCGCTACGCGATCGACCTCGACGCGTTCGTAAAGAAATTCAAAGCCGAAGATACGTATCTTATCGCGCGTATCGTCGTATTCAAAGACAAACATCTGTCCCAATACGCAAACGGCAAATACGCCGTATGGAACAAAACGCTGAACAAACCCTGGATAGGAACCCGCGGTATGCAGGACGTTACGGACGAAGAAGGAAACGTTACCGGTCAGGAACAGGCGTATTACGACGAAGCCTGGGTAGACCCGTATTCGCACGAAGTGTGGGAGTACAACGTCGCCATCGCGAAAGAACTCATTTCGCGCGGATTCGACGAAATCCAGTTCGATTACATCCGCTTTCCCACCGACGGGCTCAACCTGATACAGGCTTCGTACCGCTGGCAGGACCGCGGAATGGACAAAGAAAGCGCGCTCATTTCCTTCCTATCGTACGCGCGCAAAAACATTCAGGCACCTATCGGAATCGACATTTACGGCGCGAACGGTTGGTACCGCAGCGGCGCGCGCACCGGACAGGACGTCGAGCTGCTGTCCGAATACGTCGACGTCATTTGTCCCATGTTCTATCCGAGCCACTTCGAGCAGACTTTTTTGGCACACGCACCGGCAGCAGAACGGCCGTACCGGATATACTTTTTCGGTACGTACCGCAACTCGGTGATCGCGCGCAACCGGAGCGTCATACGCCCCTGGGCGCAGGCCTTTTACATCGGCGTGTCGTACGACCGCGCCTATTACAACGCGGATTACGTGCAGCGCCAAATATTCGGAACGCGCGATTCGGTAAACCGCGGATACATGTATTGGAACAATACCGGCCGGTTCGACGATATCCGACCCGATATTGCCGACGATACTCCGTATCCCTGGAACGCCGCCGAAGCCGGTTCCGAGTTCAGAAAACCCGCACTCACCGGTACGTTCGACGCAGCCGGTGAATCCCGTGCGCCGCAGCGCACGACGGAGGCAGTTCACGATGAACCTTGA
- a CDS encoding phosphatase PAP2 family protein: MNLENVYDWGISVITAIQRVQSPFLTAAVRGITFFGAPAFYLFFLMVTFWCIDTKKGFKLGTVVIFSGALNAAIKETLCVPRPYQRDPSVFIMKETGFSTPSGHAQGAASFWPVFMHSFRYTRTAGDARTAGSTRSTETTRTAGDARTAGSTRTTGARVCALLLSAGVPLLIGFTRMYLGVHYPTDVLIGLIFGFLTALAVLLFWDDAAKLLNRAPRSVKLLTAALVCFALNTFSARDTSLPGLLFGFTAGYVLLCERGGFDARTGTFTQKILRMVTGAAVSTGIFAGLTVLFGVIDAGSKESTYYALCRFIRYGGAGFAISFLSPLLFLKFNLAQPPKRDSTPEQDRPQADGSGESDI, translated from the coding sequence ATGAACCTTGAAAACGTATACGACTGGGGAATCTCGGTCATTACCGCAATCCAGCGCGTGCAGTCGCCGTTTCTGACGGCCGCCGTGCGGGGAATTACGTTCTTCGGCGCACCGGCGTTTTACCTTTTTTTTCTGATGGTCACGTTCTGGTGCATCGATACGAAAAAAGGCTTCAAATTGGGAACGGTCGTCATCTTTTCGGGAGCGCTGAACGCAGCGATTAAAGAAACGCTGTGCGTACCGCGCCCGTATCAGCGCGATCCGTCGGTATTTATCATGAAAGAAACGGGATTTTCAACGCCGTCGGGTCACGCGCAGGGCGCCGCTTCTTTCTGGCCGGTTTTCATGCATTCGTTCCGGTACACGCGAACCGCCGGGGATGCCCGTACCGCTGGAAGCACCCGCAGTACCGAAACTACTCGTACCGCCGGGGATGCCCGTACCGCCGGAAGCACCCGCACTACCGGCGCGCGCGTTTGCGCACTGCTGCTGTCCGCGGGCGTACCGCTGCTGATCGGCTTTACCCGTATGTATTTGGGCGTACATTACCCGACGGACGTTCTGATCGGTTTGATATTCGGTTTTCTGACCGCACTCGCCGTACTGCTTTTTTGGGACGACGCGGCGAAACTGCTGAATCGGGCACCGCGAAGCGTCAAACTGCTGACGGCGGCGCTCGTATGCTTCGCACTGAACACGTTTTCTGCGCGCGACACGTCCCTGCCCGGCCTTCTGTTCGGCTTTACCGCCGGATACGTGCTGCTGTGCGAACGGGGCGGGTTCGACGCCCGAACGGGAACGTTTACGCAAAAGATTCTGCGCATGGTAACGGGCGCGGCCGTCAGTACAGGCATATTCGCCGGATTGACCGTGCTGTTCGGCGTCATCGACGCAGGCAGCAAAGAAAGCACGTATTACGCCTTGTGCCGCTTCATACGTTACGGCGGCGCCGGATTCGCAATTTCGTTTCTCAGTCCGCTGCTGTTTCTGAAGTTCAATTTGGCGCAGCCGCCGAAACGGGATTCCACACCGGAACAGGATCGGCCGCAAGCGGACGGATCCGGCGAATCGGATATATAA